The Ensifer adhaerens genome contains a region encoding:
- a CDS encoding adenylate/guanylate cyclase domain-containing protein: MAEEQVKRRLAAIVVADVVGYSRLMEMDEVATLAVLKERRATILQPVVRAHGGRIVKVMGDGVLVEFTSAVNALSGAIELQRRMAVANASLPEARHIVLRIGINLGDVVVDGSDLYGDGINIAARLQGLAEPGAIYVSGGIRDQVKRKLTLDFADLGSKSLKNIADEVHVYRVLSEPAAAKDHAEKPGLSLPARPSIAVLPFTNLSGEAEYDVFADGLTEDLITDLSRNAGLFVIARHSSFAYKGKSLDVRLIAHELGVRYLVEGSARRAAGRVRINVQLIDAVGGDHLWAERFERNLEDIFSVQDEITDKIVEALVGRLAQSPSRNRPKSLETYDLCVRGRSLISAFNSSPEALREAEILLNQAVSIDPEYAEAFRWLAFVYWQLWAQSIEPTGENRLRALELARKAVALDDGDAASHWFIGYLLAYEKRWPESDEEFAAAFTLEPNNADALAIRSEIVAFAGRASEAIELIQRALRLNPHPAGWYYWQLGFAHYAACQYEEAVKILRMEAIYRSPSRRILAASLAQLGRKDEAMREAALFMAMTPKFTISHWAAAQPARDPETVQRFIEGYRKAGLPE; the protein is encoded by the coding sequence ATGGCCGAAGAACAGGTCAAGCGCCGTCTTGCAGCTATCGTCGTCGCCGACGTGGTTGGTTATTCGCGTTTGATGGAGATGGACGAAGTTGCGACGCTGGCCGTGCTGAAGGAGCGCCGGGCGACAATTCTCCAGCCCGTCGTGCGCGCACATGGCGGCCGCATTGTCAAAGTGATGGGCGACGGGGTTCTCGTTGAGTTCACGAGTGCGGTCAACGCCCTGTCAGGGGCGATCGAGTTACAACGGCGCATGGCGGTTGCAAACGCTTCGCTGCCAGAGGCGCGACACATCGTCCTGCGCATCGGGATCAATCTTGGCGATGTTGTCGTAGACGGCAGTGACCTCTATGGCGACGGCATCAACATCGCCGCACGGCTACAAGGCCTCGCCGAGCCCGGCGCCATCTATGTGTCGGGGGGCATCCGCGACCAAGTCAAGCGGAAGCTCACGCTGGACTTCGCTGACCTCGGGTCGAAATCCCTGAAGAACATCGCCGACGAGGTCCATGTCTACCGCGTACTCTCCGAGCCGGCAGCCGCGAAGGATCACGCAGAAAAGCCGGGGCTGTCTCTGCCTGCCAGGCCGTCCATCGCGGTGTTGCCGTTCACCAACCTGAGTGGGGAAGCCGAATACGACGTTTTCGCCGACGGATTGACCGAAGACCTTATTACCGACCTTTCAAGGAATGCCGGCCTGTTTGTCATCGCGCGCCATTCATCCTTCGCCTACAAGGGGAAGTCGCTCGACGTCCGATTGATCGCGCATGAGCTGGGCGTCCGCTACCTCGTGGAGGGCAGTGCGCGCCGCGCCGCCGGCCGCGTGCGTATCAACGTTCAACTCATCGACGCTGTTGGCGGAGATCACCTCTGGGCCGAGCGCTTTGAGCGAAATCTCGAAGACATTTTCAGTGTACAGGACGAGATAACAGACAAGATCGTCGAGGCCCTTGTTGGACGTTTGGCGCAATCACCATCACGCAACCGTCCGAAGAGCCTGGAAACTTATGACCTTTGCGTTCGCGGGCGAAGTCTGATCTCAGCGTTCAACAGTTCCCCAGAAGCGCTTCGCGAGGCCGAGATACTCTTGAACCAAGCGGTGTCCATCGACCCGGAATATGCAGAGGCATTTCGCTGGCTGGCTTTTGTTTACTGGCAATTGTGGGCACAGAGCATCGAACCAACCGGAGAGAACCGATTACGCGCCCTTGAACTGGCCCGCAAGGCAGTAGCATTGGACGATGGCGACGCTGCCAGTCATTGGTTTATCGGATATCTGTTGGCCTATGAAAAACGCTGGCCCGAGTCCGATGAAGAGTTCGCAGCCGCCTTCACGCTAGAACCAAACAATGCGGATGCCCTGGCCATTCGTTCGGAGATTGTCGCGTTCGCAGGTCGTGCATCGGAAGCAATCGAACTGATCCAAAGGGCGCTTCGACTGAACCCACATCCGGCCGGATGGTATTACTGGCAACTCGGGTTCGCGCACTACGCAGCCTGCCAATATGAAGAAGCCGTCAAGATTCTGCGTATGGAGGCGATCTACCGCAGCCCCTCGCGCCGCATATTGGCGGCTAGCCTCGCCCAACTCGGACGCAAAGACGAGGCGATGCGTGAGGCCGCTCTTTTCATGGCGATGACCCCGAAGTTCACGATCTCGCACTGGGCCGCAGCACAACCCGCCCGCGATCCAGAGACAGTCCAGCGCTTCATCGAAGGCTATCGCAAGGCAGGATTGCCGGAATGA
- a CDS encoding LysR family transcriptional regulator, with product MDRLDAMKVFLAVVDAGSLSAGSKSLNAPLPSVSRKVADLERRLGANLIIRTSRNLQLTDAGREYAEAARKIMRDIEEAERRASGEYQSPRGTLTITMPIDYGYRYVLPVALSFLEEYPEVSLNLLSLDRSIHLVDEGVDVAIRLGDLVDSSLYAVKAGEFRLLTCASPAYLDRHGVPAHPSELAKHDGIIFDKQTFFWTFNVDGKAVEAIPRNRLQVNTAANCVAAALRGAGVARLFDYQVPDELSSGALVPILSEFGGDSHPIHIVYPRQGLLALKVRSFIDWALPRLRANTRS from the coding sequence ATGGATCGTCTTGATGCAATGAAGGTATTCCTTGCCGTGGTCGACGCCGGCAGCTTGTCGGCCGGCAGCAAGTCTCTCAATGCCCCGCTACCAAGCGTAAGCCGCAAAGTCGCCGATCTCGAGCGGCGCCTTGGGGCAAACCTCATCATTCGCACAAGCAGGAACCTGCAACTCACCGACGCAGGGCGCGAGTACGCGGAAGCCGCCCGCAAAATCATGAGGGATATCGAAGAAGCCGAACGCCGCGCCTCCGGTGAATACCAGTCACCTCGCGGAACGTTGACGATCACGATGCCGATCGACTACGGATACCGCTATGTCCTTCCGGTCGCCCTGAGCTTTCTGGAGGAGTACCCCGAAGTATCATTGAACCTTCTGTCACTTGATCGCAGCATTCACCTTGTCGACGAAGGGGTCGATGTCGCGATCCGGCTTGGTGATCTCGTTGACAGTTCCCTCTATGCCGTGAAGGCTGGCGAGTTTCGTCTACTGACCTGCGCCAGCCCGGCCTATCTGGATCGCCACGGAGTTCCCGCGCATCCCAGTGAGCTTGCGAAGCATGATGGGATCATTTTTGACAAGCAAACGTTCTTCTGGACATTCAACGTGGACGGCAAGGCTGTGGAGGCCATTCCGCGCAATCGACTCCAGGTCAACACAGCGGCCAACTGTGTCGCCGCAGCGCTGAGAGGCGCAGGCGTCGCACGTCTTTTCGATTACCAGGTGCCAGACGAGCTGTCCTCGGGTGCTCTCGTGCCGATCCTCAGCGAGTTCGGCGGCGATTCCCATCCGATCCACATCGTCTATCCGCGCCAGGGACTTCTTGCGTTGAAGGTGCGGTCGTTCATAGATTGGGCCTTACCGCGGCTGAGAGCGAATACGAGAAGCTAG
- a CDS encoding LysR substrate-binding domain-containing protein translates to MDRFEAMKMLLAVVDAGSISAGSRKLNAPLPSVSRKVAELERHLGASLIVRTSRNLQLTDAGRAYVEAARRIMGDLEEAERRASGEYQMPRGILTITMPIEFGARYVMPIALSYMETHPEVSLNLLSLDRTVHLVEEQVDIAIRLGDLEDSSLYAVKAGEFRLLTCASPAYLQRCGVPEHPNDLVNHDGILFNKRTFFWTFDVDGRPIEAVPRNRLEVNTAANCVAAAVRGAGIARLFDYQIPDELASGALVPVLDAFDRTPLPIHIVYPRQGQLALKVRSFVDWALPRLRAAFGRGVAG, encoded by the coding sequence ATGGACCGTTTCGAAGCAATGAAGATGTTGCTGGCCGTCGTTGATGCCGGCAGCATCTCCGCAGGGAGCCGGAAACTGAATGCGCCGCTGCCTAGCGTCAGCCGCAAAGTCGCCGAGCTCGAACGCCATCTCGGCGCTAGCCTGATCGTGCGCACCAGTCGCAATCTTCAGCTCACCGATGCGGGCAGGGCATATGTCGAAGCCGCCCGCAGGATCATGGGGGATCTGGAAGAGGCAGAGCGCCGGGCGTCCGGCGAGTACCAGATGCCGCGCGGCATCCTGACGATCACCATGCCGATCGAGTTCGGCGCGCGCTACGTGATGCCGATCGCCCTCAGCTACATGGAGACCCACCCGGAGGTCTCGCTCAATCTGCTCTCGCTCGACAGGACCGTGCATCTGGTGGAGGAGCAGGTAGACATTGCGATCCGCCTGGGCGACCTCGAGGACAGCTCGCTGTACGCGGTAAAGGCGGGAGAGTTTCGCTTGCTGACCTGCGCCAGCCCAGCATACCTGCAGCGCTGCGGCGTGCCGGAGCATCCGAACGATCTCGTCAACCATGACGGGATACTGTTCAACAAGCGGACCTTCTTCTGGACGTTTGACGTCGACGGCCGCCCGATCGAGGCCGTTCCTCGAAACCGGCTCGAGGTCAACACTGCGGCCAATTGTGTGGCTGCAGCGGTTCGGGGAGCCGGGATCGCCCGCCTGTTCGACTATCAGATCCCGGACGAATTGGCGTCGGGCGCGCTCGTGCCGGTTCTGGACGCTTTCGATCGAACGCCCCTGCCGATCCACATCGTCTATCCGCGGCAGGGTCAGCTCGCGCTCAAGGTGCGGTCCTTCGTCGACTGGGCTTTACCCCGCCTTCGCGCGGCCTTCGGCCGAGGCGTCGCAGGCTAG
- a CDS encoding alkaline phosphatase D family protein codes for MARNRQRTEIHRVAVDVPAAPSPGEPARPQSRSGQSDGWDGYPNSLRDVLGVIADGKIKHVVFLSGDEHRGCIATAQLTELDGTPVTTVHSIHTAAMYAPYPFANSIDEEVAEHDTFEFTYNAKQYRCIVDAIRPAPGDGETPPGLAGRRQLEARL; via the coding sequence ATGGCTCGGAACCGGCAACGGACCGAAATTCATCGCGTCGCCGTCGATGTTCCTGCCGCGCCATCGCCGGGCGAACCAGCGCGACCGCAGTCTCGGTCCGGACAATCTGACGGCTGGGACGGCTATCCGAACAGCCTGCGCGATGTCCTGGGCGTCATCGCAGACGGTAAGATCAAGCATGTCGTGTTCCTGTCGGGCGACGAACACCGAGGTTGTATCGCGACCGCGCAACTGACGGAACTGGATGGCACGCCCGTCACCACCGTTCATTCCATCCACACCGCTGCGATGTACGCACCCTATCCCTTCGCAAACAGCATCGACGAGGAGGTCGCCGAGCACGATACGTTTGAGTTCACGTACAATGCGAAACAATATCGCTGCATCGTTGACGCGATCCGGCCGGCGCCGGGTGACGGAGAAACTCCTCCGGGTTTGGCAGGACGGCGGCAGCTGGAAGCTCGCCTGTGA
- a CDS encoding epoxide hydrolase family protein encodes MTDILNQPPGARRKSASLRYLLAAVAMVGSATMLPVQASAANLSIRPFKYTASEVQLGQLRERIRDTRWPEKETVGDSSQGVQLSKIRELARYWATDYDWHKVEAKLNSYPQFTTEIDGLDIHFIHVRSKHKDALPLIVTHGWPGSVIEQLKIIDPLVNPTAYGGKASDAFDVVIPSMPGYGFSGKPTVTGWGPEHMARAWDVLMKRLGYQNYVAQGGDWGAFVVDQMGLQAPKGLKAIHTNMPATVPEDVDRALQTGSPAPAKLSAEETKAYQQLVRTFKQVDYARLMASRPQTLYGIADSPVGLASWLLDHNDAGGQPAAAIDEALTRTTSATGELTRDEILDNITLYWLTNTGVSASRLYWEYKGGFFNTKGVNIPVAVSVFPGEQYEAPRTWTEQAYPKLIYYNKVEKGGHFAAWEQPQLFVTELRNAFRSVR; translated from the coding sequence ATGACCGATATTCTGAATCAACCACCTGGTGCCAGGAGGAAGAGTGCATCTCTTCGATATCTTCTCGCAGCCGTCGCCATGGTCGGATCAGCGACCATGTTGCCGGTGCAAGCCAGCGCGGCGAACCTGTCAATCCGGCCTTTCAAGTACACCGCATCCGAGGTGCAACTCGGGCAACTCCGGGAACGCATCCGCGACACGCGTTGGCCTGAGAAGGAAACGGTGGGAGACAGTTCGCAAGGCGTGCAACTTTCGAAAATCCGGGAACTCGCCCGCTACTGGGCGACGGACTACGACTGGCACAAGGTCGAGGCGAAGCTCAACTCTTACCCGCAGTTCACGACCGAAATCGACGGGCTGGACATTCATTTCATCCATGTCCGCTCCAAGCATAAAGACGCGCTACCGCTGATCGTGACGCATGGTTGGCCGGGTTCGGTCATCGAGCAGTTGAAGATCATCGACCCGCTCGTCAATCCCACGGCATATGGCGGCAAAGCCTCTGATGCCTTCGACGTGGTGATCCCGTCGATGCCGGGCTATGGCTTCTCCGGAAAGCCGACAGTAACCGGATGGGGGCCAGAACATATGGCCCGCGCCTGGGACGTCTTGATGAAGCGTCTCGGCTATCAGAACTATGTGGCCCAGGGCGGTGATTGGGGCGCATTCGTCGTGGATCAGATGGGGCTGCAGGCACCAAAAGGCCTGAAGGCCATTCACACCAACATGCCCGCAACCGTTCCGGAAGATGTCGACAGGGCTCTTCAGACAGGTTCACCGGCTCCGGCGAAACTCTCGGCAGAAGAAACCAAGGCGTACCAGCAGTTGGTTCGGACGTTCAAACAGGTCGACTATGCCCGTCTTATGGCTTCACGTCCGCAAACCCTCTACGGCATCGCAGACTCTCCCGTCGGCCTCGCCTCGTGGCTGCTCGACCATAATGACGCCGGCGGGCAGCCGGCCGCGGCGATCGACGAAGCTCTCACTCGAACGACGAGCGCAACGGGCGAACTCACGCGGGACGAGATACTCGACAACATCACGCTCTATTGGCTAACGAACACCGGTGTGTCTGCCTCGCGCCTCTATTGGGAGTACAAAGGCGGCTTCTTCAACACCAAAGGTGTGAACATCCCCGTTGCCGTCAGTGTCTTTCCCGGCGAGCAGTATGAAGCACCGCGGACCTGGACGGAACAGGCGTACCCGAAGCTGATCTACTACAACAAGGTGGAGAAAGGCGGCCATTTCGCCGCATGGGAGCAGCCGCAACTGTTCGTGACCGAGCTCCGGAACGCATTCCGGTCAGTGCGGTAG
- a CDS encoding VOC family protein: MNDITASLRKELPETIRALPGHSTVGTNDLDAAAAYYDKLLAVFGIGRVLVQPGRAIYYGHRTLEFGVTKPFNGEAAIAGNGNMIAFEAPSRAHVDLAHATALEAGGTDEGAPGPRGPDGGDPYCAYFRDPEGNKFLVYRKGPDEA; the protein is encoded by the coding sequence ATGAACGACATCACTGCCTCTCTGCGAAAGGAGCTGCCGGAAACGATCAGGGCACTCCCGGGCCACTCGACCGTCGGTACCAACGATCTCGATGCCGCTGCCGCGTACTACGACAAGCTGCTTGCAGTCTTTGGCATCGGCCGCGTGCTCGTACAGCCCGGACGCGCCATCTACTATGGGCACCGCACCCTCGAATTCGGTGTGACCAAGCCGTTCAATGGTGAAGCGGCAATCGCCGGCAACGGAAACATGATCGCCTTCGAAGCGCCCTCCCGCGCCCATGTCGATCTCGCCCATGCCACGGCATTGGAGGCAGGCGGTACCGACGAAGGTGCGCCCGGCCCAAGGGGGCCTGACGGTGGCGACCCGTACTGCGCCTATTTCCGCGATCCTGAAGGAAACAAGTTCCTCGTCTACCGTAAGGGTCCAGACGAGGCTTGA
- a CDS encoding SDR family NAD(P)-dependent oxidoreductase, giving the protein MAQPNPKALVTCASCAIGMLYADRFARRGYNVALLAGRAERPTALARMLRAETAVEIEVLPGDLSKGRCLDRIEARIFAEGFDVVVNNLALPPGRALTEERSMDLDRLLGTNVRAYARISAAAVRSMASRRKGAIINVTSAVGLAPEISGGVDGAARAFAMALTRTMQDEVSASGVYVQLVLTAATRTDVWPFPDPGPEIFPGMMTANDLVDAALVGFDRREPVTMPSLARSRHWMDYENARTTLLAELVNSEPAHRYRRANGTNTSKREEGSYFP; this is encoded by the coding sequence ATGGCGCAACCCAATCCCAAAGCTCTTGTCACCTGCGCGTCCTGCGCCATCGGAATGCTCTATGCGGACCGGTTCGCACGACGAGGATACAATGTCGCCTTGCTCGCTGGTCGAGCAGAGCGCCCCACCGCTCTTGCGCGAATGCTGCGGGCAGAAACCGCTGTCGAGATCGAGGTTCTCCCGGGCGATCTGTCCAAAGGCCGTTGCCTCGATAGGATCGAAGCGCGGATCTTTGCTGAGGGCTTTGACGTTGTCGTGAACAATCTCGCCCTTCCTCCGGGCCGAGCATTGACCGAAGAGCGGTCGATGGATCTCGACCGTTTGCTCGGAACCAATGTGAGAGCATATGCGCGCATTTCGGCGGCTGCTGTTCGCAGCATGGCGTCGCGCCGAAAAGGCGCAATCATCAACGTGACGTCCGCCGTCGGTCTGGCCCCTGAAATCTCCGGTGGCGTGGATGGTGCGGCCAGAGCGTTTGCGATGGCCCTGACCCGCACGATGCAAGACGAGGTGTCAGCATCGGGGGTCTACGTCCAACTCGTCCTTACTGCTGCGACCCGTACTGACGTGTGGCCCTTTCCCGATCCGGGGCCGGAAATCTTTCCCGGCATGATGACAGCAAACGACCTGGTAGATGCGGCCCTGGTCGGTTTCGACCGTCGGGAGCCAGTCACCATGCCTTCACTGGCACGCTCCCGTCATTGGATGGACTACGAGAACGCCCGAACCACCCTCCTGGCTGAATTGGTGAACAGCGAACCCGCGCATCGCTATCGGCGCGCAAACGGAACCAACACATCGAAACGAGAGGAAGGCTCTTATTTTCCCTGA
- a CDS encoding EamA/RhaT family transporter, with the protein MDKQFTIGVLAALFAAFGFSLNFVVPFIIGDYSTFDFALVRHVVAAMVGVAVLASEKELLKHLTLQNWFATAGLAFIGYVGYFLTVTGAAIFCGPVIAPAFLGLVPIVLAILGNRRQGSMRWHLLMLPLGLVLAGLLLVNGAAFTTESLGSNQSLWIGIPLALAAVALWVWFAMANQAALANRPDMPLGIWSALILVSGGVEMLLFFPIGGALGLFQLPTLGFGWSSAGSLYLWGASLSLMATVAGVWAWNVASRRLPVALTAQLIVSETAFGVIGGLVVHTRWPTGVEAAGVGVLIVGVVLAIRIFHRDHRQQSEALLRFADIPADAG; encoded by the coding sequence ATGGATAAGCAGTTCACCATCGGCGTGCTTGCAGCCCTGTTCGCGGCTTTCGGCTTTTCGCTCAACTTTGTCGTTCCCTTTATCATCGGTGACTATTCCACGTTCGATTTCGCCCTCGTCCGCCATGTCGTCGCGGCAATGGTAGGCGTCGCCGTCCTGGCTTCGGAAAAGGAACTGCTGAAACACCTCACACTCCAAAACTGGTTTGCGACGGCAGGCCTGGCCTTCATCGGTTATGTCGGTTACTTCCTCACGGTGACTGGTGCCGCCATCTTCTGCGGGCCGGTGATCGCACCTGCCTTTCTGGGCCTCGTGCCGATCGTCCTGGCAATCCTCGGCAATCGGCGTCAGGGGTCCATGCGCTGGCACCTTCTGATGTTACCCCTTGGGCTGGTGTTGGCTGGCCTCCTCCTGGTCAACGGCGCCGCCTTTACGACCGAAAGCCTTGGATCGAACCAATCGCTCTGGATCGGCATTCCGCTGGCTCTCGCGGCCGTTGCACTTTGGGTCTGGTTTGCCATGGCCAATCAGGCAGCGCTTGCCAACCGGCCTGATATGCCCCTCGGGATTTGGTCCGCACTCATACTGGTTAGCGGTGGCGTTGAAATGCTCCTCTTCTTTCCGATCGGCGGGGCACTCGGGCTTTTCCAGCTTCCGACACTCGGCTTCGGATGGAGTTCCGCAGGCTCCCTTTATCTTTGGGGAGCATCCCTTTCGCTGATGGCGACGGTTGCCGGGGTGTGGGCCTGGAATGTCGCGTCTCGACGCTTGCCTGTGGCGTTGACGGCGCAACTGATCGTCTCCGAGACGGCCTTCGGCGTTATCGGCGGACTTGTTGTACACACGCGGTGGCCGACAGGAGTGGAAGCTGCCGGCGTTGGAGTCCTGATCGTCGGCGTGGTTTTGGCCATTCGAATCTTTCATCGCGATCACAGACAACAGAGCGAGGCTCTGCTCAGGTTTGCTGATATTCCGGCGGACGCTGGTTGA
- a CDS encoding alpha/beta fold hydrolase has product MVFPSFRNFAATASVAMASAASVHAGPKIGFITIDETITLRRMHTDAATSKGTVLFLHGFPETLAVWKGIAETLSKEYDVHAFDWPGYGQSSRPSTMQFSYSPKDYANILKAYIDTSGLDRSNLVIYASDIGGLPALLLALDEPTLAKKIIVGDFAPFNRPQYMYESLQNLKAEPTATPTRAYMNKTSDEILQNVHRRGLASEAQYEMPTEVQSDMKASWTRDGLTSVDAFASYYSHFTRDQEYLEANITKLKIPVKVIWGEKDVYISSEMGREFADRTNSEFHILTGVGHFPHLQDPKRIIEEVRAAFAN; this is encoded by the coding sequence ATGGTCTTCCCATCGTTCAGGAACTTCGCAGCAACCGCATCCGTGGCAATGGCATCGGCCGCATCGGTACACGCAGGCCCAAAGATCGGCTTCATCACGATCGACGAGACCATAACCCTCAGGCGCATGCATACTGACGCTGCTACCTCCAAGGGCACGGTTCTGTTCCTGCATGGGTTTCCGGAGACGTTGGCCGTCTGGAAGGGGATCGCTGAAACGCTCAGCAAGGAATACGATGTGCATGCATTCGATTGGCCCGGCTATGGTCAGTCGTCGCGCCCTTCCACGATGCAGTTTTCCTATTCTCCGAAGGATTACGCCAACATTCTCAAGGCCTACATAGACACCTCGGGGCTCGACCGATCGAATTTGGTCATCTACGCCTCGGATATCGGGGGCCTGCCGGCGCTCCTTCTGGCCCTCGACGAGCCGACCCTTGCGAAGAAGATCATCGTCGGCGACTTCGCGCCGTTCAATCGGCCACAATACATGTATGAAAGCCTGCAAAACCTGAAAGCCGAGCCGACGGCAACGCCGACGCGTGCGTACATGAACAAGACCAGCGACGAGATCCTGCAGAACGTGCATCGCCGCGGCCTCGCATCAGAAGCCCAATACGAAATGCCGACCGAGGTGCAATCGGACATGAAGGCGTCCTGGACGCGCGACGGTCTGACAAGCGTCGACGCATTCGCCTCCTACTACTCCCACTTCACGCGCGACCAAGAGTATCTCGAGGCCAACATCACCAAGCTCAAGATCCCTGTGAAGGTAATCTGGGGCGAAAAAGACGTGTACATCAGTTCGGAGATGGGCAGGGAGTTTGCTGATCGCACGAACTCGGAGTTCCACATTCTGACGGGTGTCGGTCACTTCCCGCACCTGCAGGATCCGAAACGGATCATCGAAGAGGTTCGGGCTGCGTTCGCGAACTAG
- a CDS encoding IS3 family transposase (programmed frameshift) gives MKHSRFTDEQIIGILKEQENGLKTADVCRKHGISEATFYKYKAKFGGMEVSDARKLKALEDENAKLKKLLAETMLDNAILKDVAGKKMVTPDVKRDAVAHVCEKHGVSQRRACEVLSIDRSSVRYRSIRPDDGHIREAMKMVASERRRFGYRRIHVMLDRQGIVMNLKKLRRLYREEKLTVRKRGGRKRALGTRRPLALPSRPNERWSLDFVSDAFTDGRRFRVLAVVDDFTRECLALVADTSLSGVRLARELDAIIARRGKPRIVVSDNGTEMTSMAVLKWCQGTRVEWHYIAPGKPMQNGFVESFNGSFRDECLNETLFSSLAQARIDITEWKEDYNRNRPHSSLGNITPYEFAMKIALEKQAA, from the exons ATGAAGCATTCACGGTTCACGGACGAACAGATTATCGGGATTTTGAAGGAGCAGGAGAACGGCTTGAAGACGGCCGATGTCTGCCGCAAGCACGGTATATCCGAGGCGACCTTCTACAAATACAAGGCGAAGTTTGGCGGCATGGAGGTTTCCGATGCCCGCAAGCTGAAGGCTCTGGAAGATGAGAACGCCAAGCTGAAGAAGCTGTTGGCCGAGACCATGCTCGATAATGCCATTTTGAAGGATGTTGCCG GCAAAAAAATGGTGACGCCCGATGTGAAGCGGGATGCTGTAGCTCATGTCTGCGAGAAGCATGGTGTGAGCCAGCGTCGGGCGTGCGAGGTTTTGTCCATTGATCGGTCGAGCGTGCGATACCGCAGCATCCGGCCCGATGACGGTCATATCCGTGAAGCTATGAAGATGGTGGCGTCCGAGCGCCGTCGTTTCGGTTATCGGCGCATTCACGTCATGCTGGATCGGCAGGGGATCGTCATGAACCTGAAGAAGCTCCGGCGTCTCTATCGGGAAGAGAAGCTGACCGTGCGCAAACGTGGCGGTCGCAAGCGTGCCTTGGGCACGAGACGGCCTTTGGCATTGCCGTCGCGTCCCAATGAGCGCTGGAGCCTCGACTTCGTCAGCGACGCTTTCACGGATGGTCGTCGCTTTCGGGTCCTGGCTGTCGTTGACGACTTCACCCGCGAATGCCTGGCGCTGGTCGCCGACACATCGCTCTCAGGGGTGCGGCTTGCACGGGAACTGGATGCCATCATCGCCCGGCGCGGAAAGCCACGGATCGTTGTTTCCGACAACGGCACGGAGATGACGAGCATGGCCGTTCTCAAGTGGTGCCAAGGCACGCGCGTCGAATGGCATTACATCGCACCAGGCAAACCGATGCAAAACGGTTTCGTGGAAAGCTTCAATGGCAGCTTCCGTGACGAATGCCTCAACGAAACCCTGTTCTCATCGCTGGCACAAGCGCGGATAGACATCACCGAATGGAAGGAGGACTACAACCGAAATCGACCACATTCCTCTCTGGGCAATATCACGCCCTATGAGTTCGCAATGAAAATCGCTCTGGAAAAACAGGCCGCATGA